In the genome of Candidatus Omnitrophota bacterium, the window TTGCCGGAGAGGACGACCGTATCGGCGGCGATGACGATGCCGGAATGGTGTCTTTTCGCGGCGTCTTCTGCCTTTTTCAGCGCGTTATCCATGACCAGGTCAGCGCAGCCGCTTTTAAGCTTCATATCCTCTTTTACATCTGATCTGGCGGAAACGAATCGCAGGCCTATCTGCCTCAGGAGCTTCTGCCTCTGTTTCGATTGCGATGCGAGTATTATCTTACGCACTTGTCCCGCCCTTTCCGGAAAGTTCGGGATTCGCCGCGCTCTCCCCGGCCAGATACCCCGTAGAGAATGCCTGCTGAAGGTTATAACCGCCGCTCGGCGCGGTCGCGTCTATTATCTCGCCGGCAAAATATAAGCCGGGAATGATCCGCGACTCCATCGTGCGCGGGTTAATGTCCTTGACCGGGATGCCGCCGCACGTGACCATAGCCTCCTCGAGCGGCAAGGCGCCTACAACCGTCATCCTGAAATCCTTGAGCAGCGCCGTTATCCCTTCCCTCTCTCCCTTGGCAAGCTGGTTGATCCTCTTTGCCGGGTCAAGATTAAGCGCCGAAGCGAATACCGGGATCATCTTCAGCGGCAGCATATCTTTAAGAAGCGTCTTTATGTTTATGCTCCCATGCTCCTCTATATCGCGCAGCATCCTGTTATCGAGCTGCTCTTTGGTGAGCCCTGGTTTAAGGTCGACAGAAAGCGTAACTTCTTTTTTATCCCCGAGAAGTTCGACGACCTGCGAGCTTAAGTCGAGGATCAAGGGCCCGGGACCCCGAAATGCGTAAATAGCATCTCGCCTATTTCGGAATGTATTTTTTTGCCGCCGCATTCGAAAGTGATCCGGACATTTTTCAGCGTCAGCCCCTGCATCTCCGTGACCCAGGGCTCTTTGGTCTTTAACGGAACAAGCCCGGGCCTTAAGGGGTTAAAGGTATGGCCGAGTAATTTCGCGAAATGGAAACCGTCTCCGGTAGAACCCGTCGCCTTATAGGAAGCCCCGCCTGTCGCGAGGATGAGCCGGTTGGTCCATATCTCTGTCCTGCCTTCGAACTTCAAATGGAATATACCGCCCTCATTCCTTATGCCCATCACGCGCGAGCCGGTAAGGACGTGGACGCCGGTCTCGGCAAGCGCCTTTTCGAGGGCGCGGACCACGGACATCGACTTGTCATCGGACGGGAATACCCTGCCCTGCCTTTCGGCTTTGGCTGAGAGGCCGTATTCTTTAAAGAAATTAATAAGGTCGTCGTTGAAGAATTCGTAGAACGCTGAACGCAGGAACTGCCCCTGTTTGCCGAATTTTTGCATGAATGTTTCCATATCGGCGGTGTTGGTCAGGTTGCACCTGCCTTTGCCGGTTATCAGTATCTTCCGGCCGATAGATGCGTTCCTCTCGACCAGGACGACGTTCTTTTTCAGCTGCGCGGCGCGTATCGCGGCCATGGCCCCGGCCGGGCCGCCGCCTACGACCGCGATATCATAATAGTCAACGCTACTTACGGGACGCGGCACTTGAGGTCCTTTCCCCGCTGAGGCGGGACCTTGCCTTTTATGAATATCGCTGCACCCTCTATTATAAGGAATGTCGCTAGTATAAACAGGGCTATTATGGTAAGGACGATCGGCTCGAACGCGAACGTGCCTCCCGACAGGATCTTCTGTATCCACGGTTTTAAGAGGAGCCATAGCGATACCATCGCCACGATGATCATGAATATCGACGGTATGAGCGTGACAATGAAATTCCCTTTCTTCTTGAAAAGCCAGACACTCAGGCCCAAAAGGACCAGCGCCGCAAGCAGCTGGTTGCTCGCGCCGAAGACGGTCCAAAAGAGCTGCCAGACCGGGATGATGTTGCCCTGCGCGTCCTTCATCTCCCTCGTGACAAAGAAGAGCGGCAGGAGCAATGTGGCCAGCGCCGAGACATAGATGCTTATCTTCCCGCGGACGTGCGTCAGCTCCTGGAATATGTAACGGCCGAGCCTCGTGGCCACGTCGAGGGTGTCATATACGAATGTGGCGAACGCTAGCAGGGCGAAATTGAACGCGAAATCCCTGTTTATCCCGAGGCTGTTCAGGAAAGATGCTATGCCGTTAGCGTATATCTGGTCGGGCGTCTTTAGCGTCATCATCTGGTCTTTACTCAAAAGGAGCAGCGTTCCCAGGGCGATCACCGCGACGAA includes:
- a CDS encoding aminoacetone oxidase family FAD-binding enzyme gives rise to the protein MPRPVSSVDYYDIAVVGGGPAGAMAAIRAAQLKKNVVLVERNASIGRKILITGKGRCNLTNTADMETFMQKFGKQGQFLRSAFYEFFNDDLINFFKEYGLSAKAERQGRVFPSDDKSMSVVRALEKALAETGVHVLTGSRVMGIRNEGGIFHLKFEGRTEIWTNRLILATGGASYKATGSTGDGFHFAKLLGHTFNPLRPGLVPLKTKEPWVTEMQGLTLKNVRITFECGGKKIHSEIGEMLFTHFGVPGP
- a CDS encoding NAD(P)/FAD-dependent oxidoreductase; this encodes MILDLSSQVVELLGDKKEVTLSVDLKPGLTKEQLDNRMLRDIEEHGSINIKTLLKDMLPLKMIPVFASALNLDPAKRINQLAKGEREGITALLKDFRMTVVGALPLEEAMVTCGGIPVKDINPRTMESRIIPGLYFAGEIIDATAPSGGYNLQQAFSTGYLAGESAANPELSGKGGTSA